From Timaviella obliquedivisa GSE-PSE-MK23-08B:
TTAAAGATTTTGCTGCAATACAGAATTCCAGCTTGAGCATCATAGCGAACCTTGTCGGAATTACTGATAAACCGCGCCGCATCTTCTTCAAGCTGCCGAGTTACCTTTTCAGGGGTGTAAGCCTCGCTCCGAAGCAAGGGGCAACCCAGGGAAGCACAGACAATTGCAAAGTGAATACGTGGCTCTTGCAGGCGATCGCGCAGCATCTGATTTTCGATTTGAGCCAGGCTATAGGTCTGATGACCCACGCGATATACCCGCCGTTGAAAAAACCATAAAAAGGCGAGCCAGTTAGGAATTCCAAATATAGACGGTCGAATTGAGGCGATCGGATAGCGTTCTAAAATGGTCGAAACTGTGAATGCATTGTAGAGGTTAATCCAAAGGGCAAGCTGCTGTTCAGGGGTGGGAGCGGGGTCAAGGTCTAACTGTTCTAAATCAGTCAGCCAACGGGTTAGCGTTTGAGGGTGCTGAACTTTCCACGCCTGATAATCAACTCGTCCCTGCAGGTCTACATACTGATGCAGCAACCCATCCCACACTGCAAAGTCAATCATGAGCAACGTTTTTCTAAGTGATTTAGACTGCTTTTATCATAGTTACTTTGTAAGAATAAAAGAAGCGGTTTAACTTAATCGTCTGAGTCAATTATCTTTAATGCGATCAAATACTCACTTCTATCATTCACCGTGACGATGACTTACCTTCTTTCAGCTTGTTCCAGATCAACTGAAATTCTGCTTGCATTCAGCGTATTCGTAACATTGACAGCAGCTTCAAAATCAGAGTCAAAGGCTAAAACAAAAACAGGTGTAACGCTGTAGCGATCGACTGACAAAACCCGATGGACGATCGTTTCTTTATCGATGATGAGATCGGTTATGATTTTGCTGTTGTCTCCGTTCAAAAAATCTTTGAGCCGACTCAGATAGCCTATAGAAATGAACAGCTTCGGAATCTTTTCCACCTGTAAATAGTCAGCGCTAGGAGAGATGGGCAAGCTTAAAAATTACCAACCCTAGATTTCAAGATGTTAGATTTCTTGAAGATGATATTAAAGTCAGGAAATTTAACTTCTTTAACAATCTGCTCATTATCTGCCCAGTTTAGGGCTTAGGACTGAGAAGCGATCGCGTCGTCAATTTCTTCTGTATTTTGAGCGTAGTAAGTGCGGGCGGCTTTCAAGTCATCTCTAGTCAACTGAGGGTAGTCACCCAGCAAATTCGCCTCTGAGCATCCTTGCGCAGATAGTTCAATTAATTTCCACACCGGAATTTGTGTCCGACCAATACAAGCGGCTCCGTTGCAAATTCCAGGTGTCTTTCGGATCTTTGGTGTTGCCATGTCTCAACTTTAACATATTGCTATTAAGAAGATGTACAGCTTCGCTTAAGTGGGCGCTCATGTCGATGCAATTTTTTCTCAATCTGCTAGCTGGACTGCCGGATTATTTCAACTAACTGAATTTGATTCTGGCTAAACCCAGCAAACTTGAGCGGGTCTAGCATCGCAGCATTACCATATTGAGCATCTAGGCGGATGACTTGTTGGTAGGCTTCTTCAGCCAGGGTGGGTTCGTTGCTGCTCCAGTGAGCGATCGCCAGCGCTAGCCAGGGATGTGGGTTCTCAGGCTCTAACTGTGTGGCTTGTTGAGCATTGGCGATCGCATCGGGGTAGCGATTGAGTCGGTGGTAAGCCAAACTCAAGTTAAAGTACCCAATTTCATTATCAGATTGAAGTGCAACGGCTTTTTGATGAGTCTGAACGGCTGCATTGAGATCACCACTGACCAAATACACAATTCCCAAAGCATTGAGCGCTGGAACATGAGTGGGCTGTTGAACCAGTGCTTGCTTTAACTGGTGAGTGGCATCTGTTTCGCGACCTGCCAGATGAAGCGTCCAGCCCAGGATGACACGCCCAGAAAGTTCACCGGGATCTAACGCAACAGATTTTTGCAAAGCCGCGATCGCCTCGTCGTAGAGTCCTTGGTTACGATAGTCCAGTCCTTGCTGCCGGAACGTGTTAGCGGCGGTTCGCTCTGCCGCAGTCGGTGGAGAGGGTGTAGGCGATACCGTCGTAGCAACAGGACTAAGCGAGGGCAATGAGGAAGATGGCGACGAGGAAGATAGGGTAGTTGGGCGATCGCAACTCGCCAATCCTAGCGTCAGCAGGGCGATCGTTACACATCCTTTCAAAGTCACCTTTGTTGTCAATCCCTCTTGCACCACCGATCTTCTTGCCTTAAAAACTGATACCAAAACTCTCCCTTTTCCAGTCTATCAGCGATCGCCATGATTGATAATACGACTGAAGACAACATGATAATGCCACGATGAGAGATGAGATCAAATACCGTAGAAATGTAAAAAATAAAGGTCGTAGCCCAGATTGCAAACGCTGTCAAACCCCCGATAATATATTCATCTCCTCTGGAGTCATTGGTCGTTCAGTAGAAGAATAAATAGTACCTTGTGGTGTTGAAATAAAACTGAGATAGTAAGGCTCTTCGCCTGCTTTAGAAACTCGATAAACCTGTCGCCCAGTCTCATCTGCTAAAGGTAACGGATCTAATACATAGCCTTTATCTTGAAGATCTTGCTGAATGTTAACGGCGATCGATCGCCACTGAGTGTCAGCAGTTTGCCAGCAGCGCTCAGACCCTGCACATCCTGCCTGCGCACCAGAAACATGGGGAAAGCCTGCGAAGGGGTCAGGAGGAATTGTAGGACTAGGTGATGGCGTAGATAACGGCGTAGGTAAAGGATCAGGTGATGAACTGGGTGAGGGGCTGGGCGAAGGTGGGGAAGGGATAGGAGTAGCGGCCACAGGAGCAGGAGACGGTGGGGAAGGAGAAATATTCACCCGAGATGCTCTTGGCGAGGGTGGAGAACTAGGCAACGGTGGCACAGAGGAAGGCAGAATCTGAGAAGGGTTGGGCAAAGGGGAAGGCTGTCTGATTGGAGAAGGCTTCAGGAGAGGCACTGGAGAAGGCTCAGCAAGAGGCAGACGAGTAAGCTTGATAGGTTTGGTTGGGGGTGCTTCGGTAGAAGGCGGGGAAGCAAGGGGGACAAGTAAAAGTAATCCATGCAATACCACTGAAGCGACCCAATAGGGACGCTTGATCTTTTGAACCAAGAGAGTTGCCAAACTCTTTCCGTGCTTCCATGAATGCATTAGGGCTTCGCCAAAAAACTGAGTTTATTAATAAAGATTCTAAATACTTATTCTAATTCTGTCCTTCATTTTAGAGCAACTTGTCAAAAAATAAAACCTGTCTAGCATTATTTTTTAACGTTAACCCTTGCTAGAAACCATCTTCAGGTCTTCTAAGGGATCTGATGCGATCGCTAAAGCTGCAACTCAGCATAAACTAACTTTGACATTAAGTTTTTCCTATTGCAAATCTATGTCATTATTTGTAGAGACGCAATAGCTTACTAAGCGAGTTGCTTGACTGATGCATCTAAAAAAACTACAGAAATAATCTACAGGCGAGTACTTTAGGAGAGAACTGACGATGGCGATGAATCGGCGTGTTTTTATAGGCGCAGGGACTGCCCTAGCAGCAGTTGCATTGGGGCGAACCGCTCCGACCCGGGCACAGCAAGCGCCTTCAACAAAGGTGTTAAATCTTTACTCATCTCGGCATTACGACACAGATAATGCCTTATACCAAAGTTTTACCAACAAAACAGGGTTCCAGGTCAAGCTAGTTGAAGCCGAAGCTGACCAGTTAATTGAGCGCATCAAGAGCGAAGGTGCCAGTAGCCCAGCAGATGTGTTGATTACAGTCGATGCAGGTCGGCTTTGGCGGGCAGAGCAGCAAGGCTTGTTTCAAGCGGTTGATTCCAGTCTGTTGAAGCGCGTTGTTCCCGAGAATTTGCAGCATCCCGATGGATTGTGGTTTGGTTTCTCTAAACGGGCGCGGGTGATTATGTATCACAAAGATCGGGTGAATCCGACGCAGCTTTCAACCTATGAAGCGTTAAGTGATCCCAAATGGCGTGGCAAAATTTTGGTGAGATCTTCAACCAATGTTTATAACCTGTCTTTAACTGGCTCTATTTTGGCGGCAACGAACGCTCGTGAAACTGAGAATTGGGCGCGAGGCTTAGTGGCAAACTTTGCGCGTCCGCCCG
This genomic window contains:
- a CDS encoding DUF547 domain-containing protein — translated: MIDFAVWDGLLHQYVDLQGRVDYQAWKVQHPQTLTRWLTDLEQLDLDPAPTPEQQLALWINLYNAFTVSTILERYPIASIRPSIFGIPNWLAFLWFFQRRVYRVGHQTYSLAQIENQMLRDRLQEPRIHFAIVCASLGCPLLRSEAYTPEKVTRQLEEDAARFISNSDKVRYDAQAGILYCSKIFKWYQQDFLAVSPSIPDYVRSFLQPDLPLSASTPIVYLYYDWSLNQRMSS
- a CDS encoding DUF433 domain-containing protein, whose amino-acid sequence is MATPKIRKTPGICNGAACIGRTQIPVWKLIELSAQGCSEANLLGDYPQLTRDDLKAARTYYAQNTEEIDDAIASQS
- a CDS encoding tetratricopeptide repeat protein translates to MKGCVTIALLTLGLASCDRPTTLSSSSPSSSLPSLSPVATTVSPTPSPPTAAERTAANTFRQQGLDYRNQGLYDEAIAALQKSVALDPGELSGRVILGWTLHLAGRETDATHQLKQALVQQPTHVPALNALGIVYLVSGDLNAAVQTHQKAVALQSDNEIGYFNLSLAYHRLNRYPDAIANAQQATQLEPENPHPWLALAIAHWSSNEPTLAEEAYQQVIRLDAQYGNAAMLDPLKFAGFSQNQIQLVEIIRQSS
- a CDS encoding Fe(3+) ABC transporter substrate-binding protein; translated protein: MAMNRRVFIGAGTALAAVALGRTAPTRAQQAPSTKVLNLYSSRHYDTDNALYQSFTNKTGFQVKLVEAEADQLIERIKSEGASSPADVLITVDAGRLWRAEQQGLFQAVDSSLLKRVVPENLQHPDGLWFGFSKRARVIMYHKDRVNPTQLSTYEALSDPKWRGKILVRSSTNVYNLSLTGSILAATNARETENWARGLVANFARPPEGGDTVQIQAVAAGLGDLAIANTYYLARLMKSDKPEEKAAAEKIGVFFPNQGDRGTHVNISGAGVLKTAPNKAAAVQFLEHLASPEAQEIFALGNSEYPVVQGSRVDPVITSFGDFKDDPLNAAVFGRNNAEALQIMDRAGWT